The following proteins come from a genomic window of Asterias amurensis chromosome 15, ASM3211899v1:
- the LOC139948352 gene encoding negative elongation factor B-like: MSGFEEIGIAGPDHLREALTNCTDPQQAIEDFQAENGILLPTLQPALPLLDLHNIRRYEFHRSIMEELRQQLIDKCRQLSEVGNKKSYKTIEELLSKCFPLIRVKSVQPVVMEIMKLLPRVPSKYLAVVVEDRELYKCASMEVKRQIWEQNPSLYGDEVSPILSDYIKSKEAILFGSETINSHMFFSVTPKTRRQGEVVQKLAQMIGKSIRLYDMVLQFLRTLFLRTRTVHYCTLRAELLMALHDMEVHEICTEDPCHKFTWCLDACIREKFVDEKRARELQGFLDGVRRGQEQVLGDLSMILCDPFSIHTIATSSIKVMQQLMSSEKLPRESAVLLLLLRMLALGLGAWDMIDKQHFHEPKMENDLVLRFLPSLMSLLTDDYIRNINRRIHETEDDPKLKDVPGQLLKSSRKDRIASTLLLYYILHITRQRNKDALFRVLPKITKTESNMSYDDIFLHPFMSQLALMGEDFSSVNFCNLIFEEFLLGSGIQENVLRHTLRLLEYVFHKVPSERTSKLMDRLEPKTEHSQEVRDLYSNVLKKIEAYIPSPVAVPEPLDSPLMSVPTPAPLWTPL, from the exons ATGTCTGGATTTGAAGAAATTGGTATCGCTGGGCCAGACCATCTGCGGGAAGCGCTGACTAATTGCACTGATCCCCAACAGGCCATCGAAGACTTCCAAGCAGAGAATGGAATCCTCTTACCAACCCTCCAACCAGCCTTACCCTTACTAGACCTTCATAACATTCGTAGATATGAATTCCATCGCTCCATCATGGAAGAACTTCGACAACAGCTCATTGATAAATGCAGACAACTTTCTGAAGTCGGCAACAAGAAATCCTACAAGACCATCGAAGAGTTGCTCTCTAAATGCTTCCCGCTCATCCGGGTTAAATCTGTTCAGCCTGTCGTCATGGAAATCATGAAGCTTCTTCCAAGAGTTCCGTCCAAATACCTAGCTGTCGTTGTAGAGGATAGAGAGCTTTATAAATGCGCTTCGATGGAAGTCAAACGCCAAATCTGGGAGCAGAATCCATCTCTGTATGGGGATGAAGTCTCTCCCATATTATCGGACTATATTAAAAGCAAAGAGGCCATCCTATTTGGAAGTGAAACCATCAACTCTCACATGTTTTTCTCAGTGACTCCTAAAACTCGCCGCCAGGGTGAAGTGGTTCAAAAACTCGCTCAGATGATCGGAAAGAGCATTCGTCTGTATGACATGGTGCTGCAGTTTTTAAGGACATTGTTTCTGCGGACGAGGACAGTCCATTACTGTACGCTGAGAGCAGAGCTTCTGATGGCCTTACATGATATGGAGGTTCATGAGATATGTACAGAGGATCCGTGTCATAAGTTTACGTGGTGCTTGGATGCCTGTATCAGGGAGAAGTTTGTTGATGAGAAACGAGCGAGGGAACTACAGGGGTTCCTGGACGGAGTGAGGAGAGGTCAAGAACAAGTACTTGG TGACCTGTCTATGATCTTGTGTGATCCATTTTCTATTCACACCATCGCTACAAGTAGCATCAAAGTAATGCAGCAACTAATGAGCTCCGAAAAACTACCTAGG GAAAGTGCTGTACTATTGCTGTTGCTCAGAATGTTGGCGTTGGGTCTCGGAGCTTGGGATATGATTGACAAACAACACTTCCATGAGCCCAAAATG GAAAATGACCTTGTTTTGAGATTTCTTCCAAGTCTTATGTCATTGCTGACTGATGACTACATTCGTAATATCAACAGACGTATCCACGAAACAGAAGATGATCCCAAACTCAAGGATGTCCCCGGTCAACTCCTGAAGTCCTCTCGTAAGGACCGCATCGCTTCAACCCTCCTTCTTTACTACATCTTACACATCACAAGACAGAGGAACAAAGATGCCCTCTTCAGGGTCCTCCCTAAGATTACCAAGACAGAGAGCAACATGTCTTACGATGATATCTTCTTACATCCTTTTATGTCTCAGCTGGCGCTGATGGGAGAGGATTTCTCCTCAGTGAATTTTTGTAACCTCATTTTCGAGGAGTTTCTCCTTGGATCTGGCATTCAGGAGAATGTTCTTAGACACACGTTGCGACTGTTGGAGTATGTTTTCCACAAAGTGCCTTCAGAGAGGACGTCAAAGTTGATGGACAGACTGGAGCCCAAAACAGAG CACAGTCAAGAGGTTCGAGATCTATACAGTAATGTCTTGAAGAAGATTGAGGCATACATACCTAGTCCTGTAGCAGTCCCAGAGCCCCTGGATTCCCCTCTGATGAGTGTCCCTACACCTGCACCCCTCTGGACACCCCTCTGA
- the LOC139947894 gene encoding mitoguardin 2-like isoform X2 encodes MSLTTKTKIVILAGVSALAGLILATSYFKRRRRGQRQRFLSPRSNLPVSSHHDTLHTNGLPQTSRTRRALISPQVESPKGFARLSRLSRSTSRKSIISAIASRTSHASMVNDSLNGSVNSLLSDAASTKSGERTPTNEPISVERLFQLGMESFDNAVSFWEDAMDLRVVQDIEEDGNSDETSRESSKTELTYSLEKLLTSVYHLQEECEGVALSMPNLAFTSSEMRSIADEISTLREQRERDADASSTDSFVSATELEELEQELSASSSGQVSPSSSSASLSSKPRPRKNEVYENSLLAVREGVIECRRIRTKMLRCRSDEDFLAKLHCIRLAMTLLLEDQSIADWFVLMGKQLIGDLLVKANYDTEEFEEAFDELMKYVRDPQNFKEIEKELRARKVRFLSFYDIVLDFLLLDAFDDLEDPPTSITCVTQNRWLSNRVKETAVSTAVWSVLAAKRRMLKNPKGFLAKVYLISYHVTPALAWGFLGSDHHLKHLMEFFKDQVLGFSRDMFSLRKCRYSSLAELGDDILALAKHYSTIASQKLSS; translated from the exons ATGTCACTTACAACGAAAACTAAGATAGTTATCTTAGCCGGTGTATCAGCTCTGGCTGGTTTGATTTTGGCCACAAGTTACTTCAAACGTCGCAGACGGGGCCAGAGACAACGATTTCTGTCACCAAGATCAAACCTTCCAGTTAGCAGCCATCATGACACACTTCACACAAATGGAC TTCCACAGACAAGTCGCACGCGGAGAGCCCTCATTAGCCCACAGGTGGAATCACCCAAAGGATTTGCGAGATTATCACGACTTTCCCGCTCCACTTCCCGTAAATCCATCATATCAGCCATAGCATCAAGGACCTCCCATGCCTCCATGGTCAACGACAGTCTTAATGGCTCAGTAAATTCACTTCTCAGTGATGCAGCCTCGACTAAATCTGGCGAGAGGACTCCGACTAATGAACCGATTTCAGTTGAGAGACTTTTCCAGTTAG GTATGGAGTCATTTGATAATGCAGTGTCCTTCTGGGAGGACGCGATGGATCTTAGAGTCGTCCAAGACATTGAGGAAGATGGTAACTCAGACGAGACAAGTAGG GAAAGCAGCAAGACAGAGTTGACGTACTCCTTGGAGAAACTCTTGACAAGTGTCTACCATCTTCAGGAGGAGTGCGAGGGTGTGGCACTCAGTATGCCTAATCTTGCCTTCACATCCTCCGAGATGCGAAGCATCGCTGATGAAATCTCAACGTTGAGAGAACAGAGAGAGAGGGATGCGGATGCGTCATCTACAGATTCCTTTGTCTCGGCAACAGAG tTAGAGGAGCTAGAACAAGAGTTGAGTGCTTCATCGTCAGGGCAGGTTTCTCCGTCTTCATCATCTGCCTCTTTAAGTAGCAAACCAAGACCAAGGAAGAATGAAGTTTATGAGAATTCTCTTCTTGCAGTCCGGGAAGGTGTTATCGAGTGTAGGAGAATAAG GACCAAGATGCTGCGCTGTCGTAGCGATGAAGATTTCCTTGCCAAATTGCACTGTATAAGATTAGCAATGACTTTGCTTCTTGAAGACCAGAGCATTGCTGACTGGTTTGTGCTGATGGGGAAGCAACTAATAGGCGACCTTCTCGTCAAAGCAAACTAT GACACAGAAGAATTTGAAGAAGCATTTGATGAACTAATGAAATACGTCAGGGATCCACAGAATTTTAAGGAAATTGAGAAGGAACTTAGGGCAAGAAAG GTTCGCTTCTTGTCCTTCTACGATATTGTCTTGGATTTCCTTCTCCTGGATGCATTCGATGATCTTGAAGACCCACCGACATCAATCACATGCGTCACACAAAACAGATGGTTATCAAACAGGGTCAAGGAAACA GCCGTCTCTACAGCAGTGTGGTCTGTCCTAGCAGCTAAACGCAGAATGCTTAAG AACCCTAAGGGTTTCTTGGCCAAGGTTTATCTGATATCTTACCATGTGACGCCAGCACTAGCGTGGGGCTTCCTTGGCTCAGACCACCATCTTAAACATCTGATGGAATTCTTCAAG GATCAAGTGTTGGGCTTCTCACGGGATATGTTTTCGTTGCGGAAGTGTCGATATTCAAGTTTGGCAGAACTTGGAGATGACATCTTGGCACTGGCTAAACACTACAGCACAATAGCATCACAAAAGCTAAGTTCATGA
- the LOC139947894 gene encoding mitoguardin 2-like isoform X1: MSLTTKTKIVILAGVSALAGLILATSYFKRRRRGQRQRFLSPRSNLPVSSHHDTLHTNGPVPQTSRTRRALISPQVESPKGFARLSRLSRSTSRKSIISAIASRTSHASMVNDSLNGSVNSLLSDAASTKSGERTPTNEPISVERLFQLGMESFDNAVSFWEDAMDLRVVQDIEEDGNSDETSRESSKTELTYSLEKLLTSVYHLQEECEGVALSMPNLAFTSSEMRSIADEISTLREQRERDADASSTDSFVSATELEELEQELSASSSGQVSPSSSSASLSSKPRPRKNEVYENSLLAVREGVIECRRIRTKMLRCRSDEDFLAKLHCIRLAMTLLLEDQSIADWFVLMGKQLIGDLLVKANYDTEEFEEAFDELMKYVRDPQNFKEIEKELRARKVRFLSFYDIVLDFLLLDAFDDLEDPPTSITCVTQNRWLSNRVKETAVSTAVWSVLAAKRRMLKNPKGFLAKVYLISYHVTPALAWGFLGSDHHLKHLMEFFKDQVLGFSRDMFSLRKCRYSSLAELGDDILALAKHYSTIASQKLSS; encoded by the exons ATGTCACTTACAACGAAAACTAAGATAGTTATCTTAGCCGGTGTATCAGCTCTGGCTGGTTTGATTTTGGCCACAAGTTACTTCAAACGTCGCAGACGGGGCCAGAGACAACGATTTCTGTCACCAAGATCAAACCTTCCAGTTAGCAGCCATCATGACACACTTCACACAAATGGAC CAGTTCCACAGACAAGTCGCACGCGGAGAGCCCTCATTAGCCCACAGGTGGAATCACCCAAAGGATTTGCGAGATTATCACGACTTTCCCGCTCCACTTCCCGTAAATCCATCATATCAGCCATAGCATCAAGGACCTCCCATGCCTCCATGGTCAACGACAGTCTTAATGGCTCAGTAAATTCACTTCTCAGTGATGCAGCCTCGACTAAATCTGGCGAGAGGACTCCGACTAATGAACCGATTTCAGTTGAGAGACTTTTCCAGTTAG GTATGGAGTCATTTGATAATGCAGTGTCCTTCTGGGAGGACGCGATGGATCTTAGAGTCGTCCAAGACATTGAGGAAGATGGTAACTCAGACGAGACAAGTAGG GAAAGCAGCAAGACAGAGTTGACGTACTCCTTGGAGAAACTCTTGACAAGTGTCTACCATCTTCAGGAGGAGTGCGAGGGTGTGGCACTCAGTATGCCTAATCTTGCCTTCACATCCTCCGAGATGCGAAGCATCGCTGATGAAATCTCAACGTTGAGAGAACAGAGAGAGAGGGATGCGGATGCGTCATCTACAGATTCCTTTGTCTCGGCAACAGAG tTAGAGGAGCTAGAACAAGAGTTGAGTGCTTCATCGTCAGGGCAGGTTTCTCCGTCTTCATCATCTGCCTCTTTAAGTAGCAAACCAAGACCAAGGAAGAATGAAGTTTATGAGAATTCTCTTCTTGCAGTCCGGGAAGGTGTTATCGAGTGTAGGAGAATAAG GACCAAGATGCTGCGCTGTCGTAGCGATGAAGATTTCCTTGCCAAATTGCACTGTATAAGATTAGCAATGACTTTGCTTCTTGAAGACCAGAGCATTGCTGACTGGTTTGTGCTGATGGGGAAGCAACTAATAGGCGACCTTCTCGTCAAAGCAAACTAT GACACAGAAGAATTTGAAGAAGCATTTGATGAACTAATGAAATACGTCAGGGATCCACAGAATTTTAAGGAAATTGAGAAGGAACTTAGGGCAAGAAAG GTTCGCTTCTTGTCCTTCTACGATATTGTCTTGGATTTCCTTCTCCTGGATGCATTCGATGATCTTGAAGACCCACCGACATCAATCACATGCGTCACACAAAACAGATGGTTATCAAACAGGGTCAAGGAAACA GCCGTCTCTACAGCAGTGTGGTCTGTCCTAGCAGCTAAACGCAGAATGCTTAAG AACCCTAAGGGTTTCTTGGCCAAGGTTTATCTGATATCTTACCATGTGACGCCAGCACTAGCGTGGGGCTTCCTTGGCTCAGACCACCATCTTAAACATCTGATGGAATTCTTCAAG GATCAAGTGTTGGGCTTCTCACGGGATATGTTTTCGTTGCGGAAGTGTCGATATTCAAGTTTGGCAGAACTTGGAGATGACATCTTGGCACTGGCTAAACACTACAGCACAATAGCATCACAAAAGCTAAGTTCATGA